From Streptomyces sp. CMB-StM0423, a single genomic window includes:
- a CDS encoding ATP-binding protein: MAGLEDMQQLHRDEPARPAALAVRRSRRPLLRPLPSPAYRRFPTAGPADGSSGAAAPGPMEHWGNPAVGEVRLPSRPESAGAARRLAEAVVVRHWGLSPGFAEHAVLLVSELVGNAVRHTGARTFGLRMSRGCGRIRIEVRDPSRALPCLMPVRDMDTSGRGLFLVDRVADRWGVDLLPRGKCTWVELREPERT, translated from the coding sequence ATGGCGGGCCTTGAGGACATGCAGCAACTCCACCGGGACGAGCCGGCGCGTCCGGCGGCCCTCGCCGTACGGCGGTCGCGCAGGCCCCTGCTGCGGCCGCTGCCCTCGCCCGCCTACCGGCGCTTCCCCACCGCGGGCCCCGCCGACGGTTCTTCGGGCGCCGCCGCCCCCGGCCCGATGGAGCACTGGGGCAACCCCGCCGTCGGCGAGGTGCGGCTGCCGTCGCGGCCCGAGTCCGCCGGGGCGGCCCGCCGGCTGGCCGAGGCGGTGGTCGTCCGGCACTGGGGCCTGTCGCCGGGGTTCGCCGAGCACGCCGTGCTGCTGGTCTCGGAGCTCGTCGGCAACGCCGTACGGCACACCGGGGCGCGCACGTTCGGGCTGCGCATGTCGCGGGGGTGCGGCCGGATCCGCATCGAGGTGCGCGACCCCTCGCGCGCGCTGCCGTGCCTGATGCCCGTACGCGACATGGACACCAGCGGGCGCGGGCTGTTCCTCGTCGACCGGGTCGCCGACCGCTGGGGCGTGGACCTGCTGCCCCGCGGCAAGTGCACCTGGGTCGAACTCCGCGAACCCGAGCGGACCTAG
- a CDS encoding enoyl-CoA hydratase/isomerase family protein, with protein sequence MTAYLEVAEGVGTLRLDRPPMNALDIAVQDRIRELAAEAAGRDDVRALVVWGGEKVFAAGADIKEMQAMDHAAMVARSRGLQESFTALARVPKPVVAAVNGYALGGGCELALCADIRIAGEGAKLGQPEIMLGLIPGAGGTQRLARLVGPSRAKDLIFTGRMVKAAEALTIGLVDRVVPDAEVYGQAHAWAARLAKGPAMALRAAKESVDHGLETDLETGLALERSWFAGLFATEDRETGMRSFVEKGPGKAEFR encoded by the coding sequence ATGACTGCATACCTGGAGGTCGCCGAGGGCGTCGGTACGCTGCGCCTGGACCGCCCGCCCATGAACGCCCTGGACATCGCCGTCCAGGACCGTATCCGCGAACTCGCCGCCGAGGCGGCAGGACGTGACGACGTGCGCGCCCTGGTGGTGTGGGGCGGCGAGAAGGTCTTCGCCGCCGGCGCCGACATCAAGGAGATGCAGGCGATGGACCACGCGGCCATGGTCGCGCGGAGCCGCGGTCTGCAGGAGTCGTTCACGGCGCTGGCGCGGGTGCCGAAGCCGGTCGTCGCCGCGGTCAACGGGTACGCCCTGGGCGGCGGCTGCGAGCTGGCGCTCTGCGCCGACATCCGGATCGCCGGCGAGGGCGCGAAGCTGGGGCAGCCGGAGATCATGCTCGGGCTGATCCCGGGCGCGGGCGGCACGCAGCGGCTCGCCCGGCTGGTCGGGCCCTCGCGGGCCAAGGACCTGATCTTCACGGGCCGGATGGTCAAGGCCGCCGAGGCGCTGACGATCGGTCTGGTGGACCGGGTGGTGCCGGACGCGGAGGTGTACGGGCAGGCGCACGCCTGGGCGGCGCGGCTCGCCAAGGGGCCCGCTATGGCGCTGCGGGCGGCGAAGGAGTCGGTGGACCACGGTCTGGAGACGGACCTGGAGACGGGGCTCGCGCTGGAGCGGAGCTGGTTCGCGGGGCTGTTCGCGACCGAGGACCGGGAGACCGGGATGCGCAGCTTCGTGGAGAAGGGGCCGGGGAAGGCGGAGTTCCGCTGA